One genomic window of Opitutia bacterium includes the following:
- the pilM gene encoding pilus assembly protein PilM codes for MFSRSGGRLRLEQFAWKSFSIASGHEEEWHDALLGALGTVAIQLRYRGPVTVVLPGHLVLTKFIKTPRVDAAKREKVIRFEAQQNIPYAMSDVAWDHVVTGESDLDLDVMLCAAKLEAVDALCAAVESAGLQPRVLVPGVLALRVALEARAASEPTLFANLGARSTTLLLVENRRVHARTLAMGGQHVTQQLVEIQDCDWADAEEWKISGRNAAVVAPAVESFATRLGQEITRSAVHFKRQSGAASPTRIVLTGGAARAVGLPELLGARVNVPVEIFDPLAAVEIQRAAADAGVADVALQLADLVGAAQQQLAGDARTVNLLPPRLRTREDTRRRQPWFAVAAVLVAAAFVAPLLYYREWEAALRQKIVAVDAEIAPLRAREARNRANFEQLAALQEQVKALQGIAARRANWQQLFADLQDRFVKVEDVWLERVQLASGPADANAPLRIAVSGRMLDRTNPLANVSPDIYRRVTELLTSVVDSPYVSAVENERFDNRQPGILHFDVVLVAEPARPL; via the coding sequence GTGTTTTCGCGCAGCGGCGGAAGGCTTCGTCTCGAACAATTTGCTTGGAAGTCCTTCTCGATCGCATCCGGTCACGAGGAGGAATGGCATGACGCTCTCCTCGGCGCGCTCGGCACCGTGGCGATCCAATTGCGCTACCGCGGTCCGGTGACCGTCGTGCTGCCGGGACATCTCGTCCTGACCAAATTCATCAAGACACCGCGCGTCGACGCGGCGAAGCGCGAGAAGGTCATCCGTTTCGAGGCGCAGCAGAACATCCCCTACGCGATGTCCGACGTCGCGTGGGATCACGTGGTCACGGGCGAGTCGGACCTCGATCTCGATGTGATGCTCTGCGCGGCGAAGCTCGAAGCGGTGGACGCCCTGTGCGCCGCGGTCGAGTCGGCCGGACTCCAGCCGCGCGTGCTCGTGCCGGGCGTGCTGGCCTTGCGCGTTGCGCTCGAGGCGCGTGCGGCTTCCGAGCCGACCCTTTTCGCCAATCTCGGAGCGCGCTCCACGACGCTGTTGCTCGTGGAGAACCGTCGCGTCCACGCGCGCACCCTCGCCATGGGCGGACAACACGTCACGCAGCAGCTCGTCGAAATTCAGGACTGCGACTGGGCCGACGCCGAGGAATGGAAGATCTCCGGCCGCAATGCCGCCGTCGTTGCGCCGGCCGTCGAGTCGTTCGCCACGCGCCTCGGCCAGGAAATCACGCGCTCGGCCGTGCACTTCAAACGCCAGTCCGGCGCCGCCAGCCCCACGCGCATCGTGCTCACCGGCGGCGCCGCCCGCGCGGTCGGCCTGCCGGAGTTGCTCGGCGCCCGGGTCAACGTCCCGGTGGAAATCTTCGACCCCCTCGCCGCCGTGGAAATCCAGCGCGCGGCCGCCGACGCCGGCGTCGCCGATGTCGCGCTGCAGCTCGCCGATTTGGTGGGGGCCGCGCAGCAGCAGCTCGCGGGCGACGCGAGGACGGTCAACTTGCTCCCGCCGCGCCTGCGCACCCGCGAGGACACGCGGCGCCGCCAACCGTGGTTCGCGGTCGCGGCCGTGCTCGTGGCGGCCGCGTTCGTGGCGCCCTTGCTTTACTACCGCGAATGGGAAGCGGCGTTGCGCCAGAAGATCGTCGCCGTCGACGCCGAGATCGCTCCGCTGCGCGCGCGCGAAGCCCGCAACCGCGCCAACTTCGAGCAACTCGCCGCGCTCCAGGAACAGGTGAAGGCGCTCCAGGGCATCGCCGCGCGGCGCGCGAATTGGCAACAGCTGTTCGCCGATCTGCAGGACCGTTTCGTGAAGGTCGAGGACGTCTGGCTCGAACGCGTGCAGCTCGCATCCGGTCCCGCCGACGCGAACGCGCCGCTGCGCATAGCCGTCTCGGGCCGCATGCTCGACCGCACCAACCCGCTCGCGAATGTCAGCCCCGACATCTACCGGCGCGTCACCGAGCTCCTCACGAGCGTCGTCGACTCG
- a CDS encoding NUDIX hydrolase: protein MSATALPYKISVLVFLENRAGELLLMLRAKQPNLGVWSPIGGKLEMATGESPFQCAVREIEEEVGLKVRDSDLHLFAMIAEKAYQGHNHWLMFLFNCKLPLESLPPDITEGKFAFWTREQIKSLEIPETDAKALWPIYDQYRHTFVSLRADCSVSPIAITVEQITGSP from the coding sequence ATGAGTGCCACCGCCCTGCCCTACAAGATCAGCGTGCTCGTGTTCCTCGAGAACCGCGCGGGAGAACTGCTGCTCATGCTCCGCGCCAAGCAACCGAATCTCGGCGTGTGGTCACCGATCGGCGGCAAACTGGAGATGGCGACCGGCGAGTCGCCGTTCCAGTGTGCGGTGCGAGAGATCGAGGAGGAGGTCGGCCTGAAGGTGCGCGACAGCGACCTGCACCTCTTCGCCATGATCGCGGAGAAAGCCTACCAAGGGCACAACCACTGGCTGATGTTTTTGTTCAACTGCAAGCTGCCGCTCGAGTCGCTGCCGCCGGACATCACGGAAGGAAAATTCGCCTTCTGGACGCGCGAGCAGATCAAGTCGCTCGAGATTCCGGAGACGGATGCGAAGGCGCTGTGGCCGATCTACGACCAGTATCGCCACACTTTCGTGTCGTTGCGCGCGGACTGCTCGGTGTCACCGATCGCGATCACGGTGGAGCAGATTACTGGCAGCCCGTAA
- the pdhA gene encoding pyruvate dehydrogenase (acetyl-transferring) E1 component subunit alpha, with protein sequence MSKKATTPKKPDEGAPAYNSRQAPVNAKLGQDELLKFYRDMVRIRRFEERCLRSYQQGKIGGFLHLYIGQESIAVGCASVMAKDDHIITAYRDHGHALAVGMGMNECMAENYGKVTGCSQGKGGSMHYFDPSRNFWGGHGIVGGQIPLGAGLAFALKYKGRKGAAMAFMGDGAVNQGAVHEAYNLAALWNLPVIFVVENNGYSMGTSQARSSAGPSLAQRAEAYGMNWEISENGHDVLEIRDKFARLLKLAHDESKPSVLEIRTYRYRGHSVADPDTTYREKKEIEEYKATKDPLMTYERTLVAEGVLNDVLIRQIDEAARAEAETSAQFAEQSPFPTVEDIKKHVYWEADNPADRKSVGSLFFD encoded by the coding sequence GTGAGCAAGAAAGCCACCACACCCAAGAAGCCCGATGAGGGCGCACCCGCCTACAACTCCCGCCAAGCTCCGGTAAACGCGAAGCTCGGTCAGGACGAGTTACTCAAGTTCTACCGCGACATGGTTCGCATCCGCCGCTTCGAGGAGCGCTGCCTGCGCTCCTACCAGCAGGGCAAGATCGGCGGCTTCCTCCACCTCTACATCGGCCAGGAGTCGATCGCCGTCGGCTGCGCGTCGGTGATGGCGAAGGACGACCATATCATCACCGCCTACCGCGACCACGGCCACGCGCTGGCCGTCGGCATGGGCATGAACGAGTGCATGGCCGAGAACTACGGCAAGGTCACCGGTTGCTCGCAGGGCAAAGGCGGCTCGATGCACTACTTCGATCCGTCGCGCAATTTCTGGGGCGGCCACGGCATCGTCGGCGGCCAGATCCCGCTCGGCGCCGGCCTCGCCTTCGCGCTGAAATACAAGGGCCGCAAGGGCGCCGCGATGGCGTTCATGGGCGACGGCGCGGTCAACCAAGGCGCGGTCCACGAAGCCTACAACCTCGCCGCTCTCTGGAATCTCCCGGTGATCTTCGTCGTCGAGAACAACGGTTACTCGATGGGCACGAGCCAGGCGCGTTCCTCCGCCGGTCCGTCGCTCGCGCAGCGCGCCGAAGCTTACGGCATGAATTGGGAAATCTCGGAGAACGGCCACGACGTCCTCGAGATCCGCGACAAGTTCGCTCGCCTCCTGAAGCTCGCGCACGACGAGTCGAAGCCGAGCGTGCTCGAGATCCGCACCTATCGTTACCGCGGCCACTCTGTCGCCGACCCGGACACCACTTACCGCGAGAAGAAGGAAATCGAGGAATACAAGGCGACCAAGGACCCGCTCATGACCTACGAACGCACGCTCGTGGCCGAAGGCGTTCTCAACGACGTGCTCATCCGCCAGATCGACGAAGCCGCGCGCGCCGAGGCCGAGACCTCCGCGCAATTCGCCGAGCAGAGCCCCTTCCCGACCGTCGAAGACATCAAGAAGCACGTCTATTGGGAGGCCGACAATCCCGCCGACCGCAAATCCGTCGGCAGCCTGTTCTTCGACTGA
- a CDS encoding alpha-ketoacid dehydrogenase subunit beta, which produces MPVITYREALRHAMSEEIERDENVVLMGEEVGQFNGAYKVSEGMLAKYGPKRIIDTPISEAGFIGMGVGAAMLGMRPIMELMFFSFYSVAFDQIFNNAANIRYMSGGLINCPIVLRGPANGGTNVGATHSHTPEGIAAYHPGIKVVVPSNAYDAKGLMKSAIRDNDPVLFMENTMLYGESCEVPDGEYLIPLGKADVKRAGTDLTIVGHGRPIQMALKAADLLKEKHNINAEVVDLRSIRPLDEETVLNSVRKTNRVLIVEESKPFCSVGAMLACIIAEKAFDDLDAPIKRVTSIDSPAIYSPPLEKLQLPNVDRIYTAALEALK; this is translated from the coding sequence ATGCCCGTCATCACCTACCGCGAAGCCCTCCGCCACGCCATGAGCGAGGAAATCGAGCGCGACGAAAACGTCGTGCTCATGGGCGAGGAAGTCGGCCAGTTCAACGGCGCCTACAAAGTCTCCGAAGGCATGTTGGCCAAATACGGCCCGAAGCGCATCATCGACACGCCGATCTCCGAAGCCGGTTTCATCGGCATGGGCGTCGGCGCCGCCATGCTCGGCATGCGCCCGATCATGGAGCTGATGTTCTTCAGCTTCTACTCGGTCGCCTTCGACCAGATCTTCAACAACGCCGCCAACATCCGCTACATGTCCGGTGGCCTCATCAACTGCCCGATCGTCCTCCGCGGCCCCGCCAACGGCGGCACGAACGTCGGCGCGACGCACTCGCACACACCCGAGGGCATCGCCGCCTACCACCCCGGCATCAAGGTCGTCGTCCCGTCCAACGCCTACGACGCCAAGGGCCTCATGAAGTCCGCCATCCGCGACAACGACCCCGTGCTGTTCATGGAAAACACCATGCTCTACGGCGAGTCCTGCGAAGTCCCGGACGGCGAATATCTCATCCCGCTCGGCAAGGCCGATGTGAAGCGCGCCGGCACCGACCTCACGATCGTCGGCCACGGCCGCCCGATCCAGATGGCCCTCAAAGCCGCCGATCTCCTCAAGGAAAAGCACAACATCAACGCCGAGGTCGTTGACCTCCGCTCGATCCGCCCGCTCGACGAGGAGACCGTGCTCAACTCCGTCCGCAAAACCAACCGCGTGCTCATCGTCGAAGAATCGAAACCCTTCTGCTCCGTCGGCGCCATGCTCGCCTGCATCATCGCGGAAAAGGCCTTCGACGATCTCGACGCCCCGATCAAGCGCGTCACCTCGATCGACTCGCCCGCGATCTACAGCCCGCCGCTGGAAAAGCTCCAGCTCCCGAACGTCGACCGCATCTACACCGCGGCGCTGGAAGCGCTAAAATGA
- a CDS encoding pyruvate dehydrogenase complex dihydrolipoamide acetyltransferase produces the protein MANIIDMPKLSDTMSVGTLVKWLKKEGDAVKSGDMLAEVETDKATMELESFFDGTLVKIFAPAGSQIAVGAPLCAVGQPGEKVDAPAGAAAKAAAPAPAAAPAPAAPAPAPAPVAPPPAPTPIAAPAPVAGVVDPGPGSTSPATSARQKISPLAKKIAAQNNLNVTSLAGTGPHGRIVKADVLAAVANPALLQAKPAASAAPAAAKPGVAFTGGTPSRTGPVQEDRTVTATNMRATIAKRLLEAKTTIPHFYLEIEVDAEPLLAVRAQLNEGLATEGVKLSVNDFVLKASAEALRRVPAVNASWTGTGIQYFGAAHVSFAVAIEDGLITPVIRDAHTKSVFAISAEAKPLGKRAKEKKLKPDEFTGGTFCVSNLGMMGVTKFSAIINPPNSAILAVGTTVTKPVVKNGAIVVGQTMTLTLSCDHRVVDGALGAQFLAAIKDLLEKPALLLV, from the coding sequence ATGGCCAACATCATCGATATGCCGAAGCTCTCCGACACCATGTCGGTGGGCACGCTCGTCAAGTGGCTCAAGAAGGAAGGCGACGCCGTGAAGTCCGGCGACATGCTCGCCGAAGTCGAAACCGACAAGGCGACGATGGAGCTCGAGTCGTTCTTTGACGGCACGCTCGTCAAGATCTTCGCTCCCGCCGGCTCCCAAATCGCCGTCGGCGCTCCGCTCTGTGCCGTCGGCCAGCCCGGTGAGAAGGTCGACGCCCCCGCCGGCGCCGCGGCGAAAGCCGCCGCGCCCGCTCCGGCCGCCGCTCCGGCTCCCGCCGCCCCGGCCCCGGCTCCCGCGCCGGTGGCTCCGCCGCCCGCTCCAACGCCGATCGCCGCGCCCGCTCCTGTAGCCGGGGTCGTTGACCCCGGCCCGGGCTCAACGAGCCCGGCTACATCCGCTCGCCAGAAAATCTCCCCGCTCGCGAAGAAGATCGCCGCACAGAACAACCTCAACGTCACCAGCCTCGCCGGCACCGGTCCGCACGGCCGCATCGTGAAGGCCGACGTCCTCGCCGCCGTCGCGAATCCCGCGCTGCTCCAAGCCAAGCCCGCCGCCTCGGCCGCTCCCGCTGCCGCTAAGCCCGGCGTCGCCTTCACCGGCGGCACGCCGTCGCGCACCGGCCCGGTGCAGGAAGACCGCACTGTGACCGCAACGAACATGCGCGCGACGATCGCGAAGCGCCTGCTCGAGGCCAAGACCACGATCCCGCACTTCTACCTCGAGATCGAAGTCGACGCCGAGCCGCTGCTCGCCGTCCGCGCGCAGCTCAACGAAGGCCTCGCCACCGAAGGCGTGAAGCTCTCCGTCAACGACTTCGTCCTCAAGGCCAGCGCCGAGGCGCTCCGCCGCGTTCCGGCCGTCAACGCCTCCTGGACCGGCACCGGCATCCAATACTTCGGCGCCGCACACGTCTCGTTCGCCGTCGCGATCGAGGACGGCCTCATCACGCCGGTCATCCGCGACGCGCACACGAAGTCCGTCTTCGCCATCAGCGCCGAAGCCAAGCCGCTCGGCAAACGCGCCAAGGAAAAGAAGCTCAAGCCCGACGAGTTCACCGGCGGCACGTTCTGCGTGTCGAACCTCGGCATGATGGGCGTCACGAAGTTCTCCGCGATCATCAACCCGCCGAACTCCGCGATCCTCGCCGTCGGCACGACCGTCACCAAGCCGGTCGTGAAGAACGGCGCGATCGTCGTCGGCCAGACGATGACGCTCACGCTGTCGTGCGACCACCGCGTCGTGGACGGCGCGCTCGGCGCGCAGTTCCTCGCCGCGATCAAGGACCTGCTCGAGAAGCCCGCGCTGCTGCTCGTCTGA
- a CDS encoding cation:proton antiporter, translated as MHEITLITTIAFGLTAALFCGLLAKRVGVSPIVGYLVAGMIVGPHTPGFSGDIGLAMQLAEIGVILLMFGVGQHFHIGDLLAVRAIAIPGALGQSAAATLCGALVAVWAGWTWNAGIVLGIAISVASTVVLLRVLMDAGAVETTEGRVAVGWLVVEDIITVIILVLLPALALPAGEVVDAKAIVVSGAIAIGKLIGLGAIMAVVGVRVVPWLLLRVANLRSRELFTLTVLVIAMAVATAGYLAFGASMALGAFLAGMVVAQSKLSHQAAADALPMRDAFAVLFFVSVGMLFDWHAILNAPWLIAGTLAIILIVKPLVALLIVLLGRNSLRTGLVVAGGLSQIGEFSFIVAEAAKKLGILPGEGYHAIVAAAIVSISINPWLFTQFLRVEGWVNRWPALRDWLARRAAAKGTSVNMKHLKRVHDAAEVVIVGYGPVGRSIEHRVDEIGLSHIVIEMSVDTVLTLQGQGKRALYGDASNSEILDAAGIRQATYLVVTLPDAAVAFSILNAARALNPNIKTLVRARYLSDRELLEPVNPDAVCYDEAEAATALSVLLRAHARADGLRPAKKSAPTEG; from the coding sequence ATGCACGAGATCACGCTCATCACGACCATCGCGTTCGGCCTGACCGCGGCGCTTTTCTGCGGTCTGCTGGCCAAGCGCGTGGGCGTGTCGCCGATCGTGGGCTATCTCGTCGCGGGCATGATCGTGGGCCCGCACACGCCCGGCTTCTCGGGGGATATCGGGCTGGCGATGCAGTTGGCGGAGATCGGCGTGATCCTGCTGATGTTCGGGGTTGGCCAGCACTTCCACATCGGCGATCTGCTCGCGGTGCGGGCGATCGCAATTCCCGGCGCGTTGGGACAAAGCGCGGCGGCGACTTTGTGCGGCGCGCTCGTGGCGGTTTGGGCAGGATGGACGTGGAATGCCGGCATCGTGCTCGGCATCGCGATTTCGGTGGCCAGCACGGTGGTGTTGCTGCGCGTGCTGATGGATGCCGGCGCCGTGGAGACCACCGAGGGACGTGTGGCGGTCGGCTGGCTGGTGGTGGAGGACATCATCACCGTCATCATCCTCGTGCTGCTCCCGGCGCTCGCGTTGCCCGCGGGCGAGGTGGTCGATGCGAAGGCGATCGTTGTCAGCGGGGCGATCGCGATCGGCAAACTCATCGGGCTCGGTGCCATCATGGCGGTCGTGGGCGTGCGGGTGGTGCCATGGCTGTTGTTGCGCGTGGCGAACCTGCGCTCGCGGGAGCTGTTCACTTTGACGGTGCTGGTGATCGCGATGGCGGTGGCGACGGCGGGCTATCTGGCTTTTGGCGCGTCGATGGCGCTCGGCGCGTTTTTGGCGGGCATGGTGGTGGCGCAATCGAAGCTCAGCCATCAGGCGGCGGCCGACGCGTTGCCGATGCGCGATGCCTTCGCGGTGCTGTTCTTCGTGTCGGTCGGCATGCTCTTCGATTGGCATGCGATCCTGAACGCGCCGTGGCTGATCGCCGGCACGCTCGCAATCATCCTGATCGTGAAGCCGCTCGTGGCGCTCCTGATCGTGTTGCTCGGGAGAAATTCGCTGCGCACCGGCCTCGTCGTGGCTGGCGGTCTTTCTCAGATCGGCGAGTTCTCGTTCATCGTCGCGGAGGCGGCCAAGAAGCTGGGGATTCTGCCCGGCGAGGGTTATCACGCGATCGTCGCGGCGGCGATTGTCTCGATCAGCATCAATCCGTGGCTGTTCACGCAATTCCTGCGCGTCGAGGGCTGGGTGAATCGCTGGCCCGCTCTGCGAGATTGGCTGGCCCGGCGCGCAGCGGCGAAAGGGACGTCGGTCAACATGAAGCATCTCAAACGCGTGCACGATGCAGCCGAGGTGGTCATTGTCGGCTATGGCCCGGTCGGTCGCTCAATCGAACACCGTGTCGACGAGATCGGCCTCTCGCACATCGTGATCGAGATGAGCGTGGACACCGTGCTCACGTTGCAAGGGCAGGGCAAACGCGCCCTCTACGGCGACGCGTCCAACAGCGAGATTTTGGATGCCGCAGGGATCAGGCAGGCAACCTATCTCGTGGTCACGCTGCCGGACGCCGCGGTGGCGTTCTCGATCCTCAACGCGGCGCGCGCCCTCAACCCGAACATCAAGACTCTCGTCCGGGCGCGCTACCTGAGCGACCGCGAATTGCTGGAGCCGGTGAATCCCGACGCGGTGTGCTACGACGAGGCCGAGGCCGCGACGGCGCTTTCCGTTCTGCTGCGCGCGCATGCGCGGGCCGACGGTCTGCGACCGGCAAAGAAATCCGCGCCGACCGAGGGCTGA
- a CDS encoding phospho-sugar mutase, with translation MPLPSKVQAAAQAGQLLPSTVENLTAWWQGGLPAWAQQSMAELIEREQWPELNDRFYRYLEFGTGGMRGRTIGAVGAKAETGTLSAAGSPEHAGVGANMLNDFTLVRAVVGLHRYVAKYLASQKSAAKPRIVIAHDVRHFSRHFCELAASTWTRLGGEAFIFDGPRSTPQLSFSVRWLKTHCGVVITASHNPPHDNGFKAYFDDGAQVIAPHDKGIVTEVNAVPLSAVGEFLTADISKVTTLGRDADNAYLNVAAQAAIDHDIVRQANLRVVYTNIHGVGGVSTMPLLTSAGVHVTQVPEQAAFDSRFPTVKSPNPENAEALAMAVALAEKGGHDAVLATDPDSDRMGVAVRNRAGKLELLSGNQVGALLADYRVTKYKELGWIPQEGTQNACLVKTFVTTPLQDAVGKAHGVKVINTLTGFKWIAGKMRGYEQKLTAAMGAGFNYDATPFRERAKLLQQHSTFYLFGTEESYGYLPNDFLRDKDGNAACLMFAELCAWVKSRGLTVPEYLDEIYLRCGFYLEGVINIYYEGASGAAKIKRILDTYRASPPKNFGSVGVTRFQDFGREKFFDADGEQIPAQDLYLVTLANGYSFAARGSGTEPKIKFYLFGTEPVQGAADLPAAKVKARSTLDTLRAAIEADARQRAEG, from the coding sequence ATTCCGCTCCCGTCCAAAGTCCAAGCCGCCGCGCAGGCGGGCCAACTCCTCCCGAGCACCGTCGAAAATCTCACCGCCTGGTGGCAGGGCGGTCTGCCCGCTTGGGCGCAGCAGAGCATGGCCGAGCTGATCGAGCGCGAGCAGTGGCCCGAGCTGAACGACCGCTTCTACCGCTACCTCGAGTTCGGCACCGGCGGCATGCGCGGTCGCACGATCGGCGCGGTCGGCGCCAAGGCTGAGACCGGCACGCTCTCCGCCGCCGGTTCGCCCGAGCACGCGGGCGTCGGCGCGAACATGCTCAACGACTTCACGCTCGTGCGCGCCGTCGTCGGCCTGCACCGCTACGTCGCCAAATACCTTGCGTCGCAGAAGAGCGCCGCGAAGCCGCGCATCGTGATCGCGCACGACGTCCGCCATTTCTCGCGCCACTTCTGCGAGCTGGCCGCGTCGACTTGGACGCGCCTCGGTGGCGAGGCCTTCATTTTCGACGGCCCGCGCTCCACGCCGCAGCTGAGTTTCTCGGTGCGCTGGCTGAAGACGCATTGCGGCGTCGTGATCACCGCGAGCCACAATCCGCCCCACGACAACGGCTTCAAGGCCTACTTCGACGACGGCGCGCAGGTCATCGCGCCGCACGACAAGGGCATCGTCACCGAGGTCAACGCCGTGCCGCTCTCCGCAGTGGGCGAGTTTCTCACCGCCGACATTTCCAAGGTCACGACGCTCGGCCGCGACGCCGATAACGCCTACCTCAACGTCGCCGCGCAGGCGGCGATCGATCACGATATCGTGCGCCAGGCCAACCTTCGCGTCGTCTACACGAACATCCACGGCGTCGGCGGCGTCTCCACGATGCCGTTGCTCACTTCGGCCGGCGTGCACGTGACGCAAGTGCCGGAGCAGGCCGCGTTCGATTCGCGTTTTCCGACGGTGAAGTCGCCGAATCCGGAAAACGCCGAGGCGCTCGCCATGGCGGTCGCGCTCGCGGAGAAGGGCGGCCACGACGCTGTGCTCGCCACCGATCCCGACAGCGACCGCATGGGCGTCGCGGTGCGCAATCGCGCCGGCAAGCTCGAGCTGCTTTCGGGCAACCAAGTCGGCGCGCTGCTGGCCGATTACCGCGTCACCAAATACAAGGAGCTCGGCTGGATTCCCCAGGAAGGCACGCAGAACGCGTGTCTCGTGAAAACCTTCGTCACGACGCCGCTGCAGGACGCCGTCGGCAAGGCGCATGGTGTGAAAGTCATCAACACGCTCACCGGCTTCAAGTGGATCGCCGGCAAGATGCGCGGCTATGAGCAGAAGCTCACGGCCGCGATGGGCGCGGGCTTCAACTACGACGCGACGCCCTTCCGCGAGCGCGCGAAGCTGCTCCAGCAGCACAGCACGTTCTACCTGTTCGGCACCGAGGAAAGCTACGGCTACCTGCCGAATGATTTCCTGCGCGACAAGGACGGCAACGCGGCCTGCCTGATGTTCGCCGAACTGTGCGCGTGGGTGAAGTCGCGCGGGCTGACCGTGCCGGAGTATCTCGATGAGATTTATCTGCGCTGCGGTTTCTACCTCGAGGGCGTGATCAACATCTACTACGAGGGCGCGAGCGGCGCGGCGAAGATCAAGCGCATCCTCGATACCTATCGCGCGAGCCCGCCGAAGAACTTCGGCAGCGTCGGCGTGACGCGCTTCCAGGATTTCGGCCGCGAGAAATTCTTCGATGCCGACGGCGAACAGATTCCGGCGCAGGACCTCTACCTCGTGACGCTGGCGAACGGCTACTCGTTCGCCGCGCGTGGCAGCGGCACCGAGCCGAAGATCAAGTTCTACCTCTTTGGCACCGAGCCCGTGCAAGGCGCGGCCGATCTACCGGCGGCGAAAGTTAAGGCCCGGAGCACACTCGATACGTTGCGCGCCGCCATCGAGGCCGACGCGCGGCAGCGAGCCGAGGGCTGA
- a CDS encoding GxxExxY protein, with protein sequence MNSINELTERIIGAAIEVHREKGPGLLESTYESCLARELSLRGLACTRQVSVPLTYKGEVIDVAFRADIIVENAVLVELKAVQAVLPVHRAQVLSYIRETGHAIGLLINFHVPRLVDGITRLANDR encoded by the coding sequence ATGAACTCGATTAACGAACTTACGGAGAGGATAATTGGCGCGGCAATCGAAGTGCATCGCGAGAAAGGACCCGGGCTGCTGGAATCGACTTACGAGAGCTGCCTGGCTCGGGAACTCTCGCTGCGCGGCTTGGCTTGCACGCGACAGGTTTCGGTGCCGCTGACCTACAAGGGCGAGGTGATCGACGTGGCATTTCGCGCTGATATTATCGTAGAGAACGCGGTGCTGGTGGAATTGAAGGCCGTTCAGGCGGTTTTGCCGGTGCATCGGGCGCAGGTGCTTTCCTACATCCGCGAAACGGGTCACGCGATTGGCCTGCTTATCAACTTTCACGTCCCGCGCCTTGTCGATGGCATCACTCGCTTGGCAAACGACCGCTGA